AAGGTTTATGCTGATCCGTTATCGCTATCCATAGCTTGTTCTAAAAGATACCTCTTTTTCATAGACATGTATCGAGAAGAGGGGGAGAGCGATGGATAATTATTATGAGTACGGCACATATGATAAAGCGGCAAACACACCTGAACACGATTTAGTTATGAAGTCACGTAAGTCGCTTGAAATTACTGGAGTGAAGCACGTCGATAGCTTTGATAATGAGGAATTCCTTTTAGAGACCACCATGGGCTTTCTCGCAATACGCGGTCAGCACTTGAAAATGAAAAATTTAAATGTGGAGCAAGGACGTGTCTCAATTGAAGGGAAAATCTTTGATCTGAGCTACCTCGACCATCACGAAGGGGAAAAAGCTAAAGGATTCTTTAGCAAGTTATTCAAATGACATTATCTGTGCAATTCTATACGATGGTTTCGATGGTGGCTATGGGAGTGTGGCTTGGAATAGCCATGGATACCTATAGCCGTTTTCTTCATCCAAATAGGAAAAAAAATTGGTTTCTCTATGCCAATGATGTTGTCTTTTGGCTTCTACAGGGACTAATTATTTTTTATGTTCTGTATTTTGTTAATGAAGGAGCGATCCGATTTTATGTCTTTTTAGCCATATTATGTGGTTATTCAGCCTATCGCGCTCTTTTTCAACCGTTATATCGTCGTTTGTTAGAACGAATTATTTTAGTGGTTCTAGCAACCAGTCGCTTTATTAAATCACTGTTTCTTCATTTGATCTATAAGCCTTTAAGGTTCATATTGAAAGTTCTATTTAGCTTATGTATGATGATAGTGAGTATGATGACAACCATTATTTGGTTTATCTTTAATGTTTTTTGGGTACCGTTAAAGTGGGTAATCTCGTTGATATGGCGATTATTACCTCAACAGGTGCAGACATCACTAACAAAAGTAGCAGGAGTTGCCGATAAAATAAAGAACTACATATACCAATGGTTAACTAAAATACGAAAGTGAGGAGGGAAAAGCTTGGTTACTGCGAATAAGCACAAGCCTAAAGTAACGGAAGTTCATTCGGAATATCATCAAGAAAAACAGCTACAGGATAAAGTGAAGGAACGTAGAAAAAGAGGTCTTGTTCGACGTCTTACTGCTTTCGCGGTAGCTGCTTTAGCCATAGCTATTCTATTTATCTCCGTATTCACTTCACAGGCAGCAACGATCGAAGAAAAAAACTTACAGCAAAAGCAGGCTGAAGAAGAATTAACGAAATTAAAAGAGCAAGAAAAATATTTAACTGAAGAAATTGAGAAACTTAATGACCTTGATTATATCGGTGAATTGGCAAGAAGAGACTACTTTATGTCAAAACCCGGTGAGACAATCTTTAAGCTTCCTTCTTCCTCAAATTGACACGTTGTTTTTTGAAGGGGTATAATTAGCGTACGACTGATCTTTTAAAGATTTTAAGGAGGAGCTTTTTTTACATGGCAATCGAAGTAGGCAGCAAGTTACAGGGAAAGGTAACAGGTATTACAAATTTTGGTGCGTTTGTTGAACTACCAGACGGCAAAACAGGTCTCGTTCACATCAGTGAAGTTGCAGACAATTACGTTAAGGATATTAATGATTTTCTTACAGTTGGCGATCAGGTTGAGGTTAAAGTCATCCAGGTTGAAAACGACGGTAAAATTGGTTTATCGATCAAGAAAGCAAAAGATCGACCTGCAACTGAGCGTCCGCAGGGGCGTCCACAAGGTCGCCCGCAGGGTGGAGGCCGCCCTCAAGGTGGCGGTGGCAGACCCGGTGGCGGTGGTTACAAAGGTAAGCCTCGCGGAGGTGGCCGTCCACAGGTAGAGTCATTTGAGGATAAAATGAGCAAGTTCCTTAAAGACAGTGAAGACCGCCTTTCAACTTTGAAGAAACAAACAGAGTCAAAACGAGGCGGTCGTGGCGCTCGTCGCGGCTAGAGCTTGTTGTCTACTAACTATATTTATAAACAAAACCGGCATGTGTTTG
Above is a window of Bacillus sp. es.036 DNA encoding:
- the yabQ gene encoding spore cortex biosynthesis protein YabQ, with the translated sequence MTLSVQFYTMVSMVAMGVWLGIAMDTYSRFLHPNRKKNWFLYANDVVFWLLQGLIIFYVLYFVNEGAIRFYVFLAILCGYSAYRALFQPLYRRLLERIILVVLATSRFIKSLFLHLIYKPLRFILKVLFSLCMMIVSMMTTIIWFIFNVFWVPLKWVISLIWRLLPQQVQTSLTKVAGVADKIKNYIYQWLTKIRK
- a CDS encoding FtsB family cell division protein: MVTANKHKPKVTEVHSEYHQEKQLQDKVKERRKRGLVRRLTAFAVAALAIAILFISVFTSQAATIEEKNLQQKQAEEELTKLKEQEKYLTEEIEKLNDLDYIGELARRDYFMSKPGETIFKLPSSSN
- a CDS encoding S1 domain-containing RNA-binding protein — its product is MAIEVGSKLQGKVTGITNFGAFVELPDGKTGLVHISEVADNYVKDINDFLTVGDQVEVKVIQVENDGKIGLSIKKAKDRPATERPQGRPQGRPQGGGRPQGGGGRPGGGGYKGKPRGGGRPQVESFEDKMSKFLKDSEDRLSTLKKQTESKRGGRGARRG
- the yabP gene encoding sporulation protein YabP, with amino-acid sequence MDNYYEYGTYDKAANTPEHDLVMKSRKSLEITGVKHVDSFDNEEFLLETTMGFLAIRGQHLKMKNLNVEQGRVSIEGKIFDLSYLDHHEGEKAKGFFSKLFK